A genomic segment from Gossypium hirsutum isolate 1008001.06 chromosome D04, Gossypium_hirsutum_v2.1, whole genome shotgun sequence encodes:
- the LOC107898228 gene encoding MACPF domain-containing protein CAD1 — protein sequence MTDINQIATVYHAENFCNLNDEEIRKKKRLEKYIELCSLFNLMSELLNQKSSIQGKVPSGYLNSIFDLSGNWLHDATDTKTLAFDGYFISLYYLHLTAFPFVLNDRVKKSVPPHWDPAALSRFIQTYGTHIIVGMAIGGQDLICVRQNSSSTIPTSELRGYLEDLGDVMFSDGKSPSLIQRKSRDGKQKVPDIFNHILQSSTMQLASIAETSSVRHIEGRSR from the exons ATGACTGATATTAATCAGATAGCTACTGTCTATCATGCTGAAAACTTCTGTAACCTTAACGATGAAGAAATCCGAAAAAAGAAAAGGCTAGAAAAGTATATAGAATTATGCAGTTTGTTCAATTTG ATGTCTGAATTACTTAATCAGAAGTCTTCTATACAAGGAAAAGTTCCTTCAGGGTATCTTAACAGTATCTTTGATTTGAGTGGAAATTGGCTTCATGATGCTACAGACACCAAAACTCTCGCTTTCGATGGTTACTTTATTTCGTTGTATTATTTACACCTTACAGCATTTCCATTTGTTCTAAACGACAGAGTTAAGAAGTCTGTTCCACCTCATTGGGATCCAGCAGCCTTGTCTAG GTTCATACAGACATATGGAACACACATAATAGTCGGCATGGCTATCGGTGGTCAAGATTTAATATGTGTCAGGCAAAACTCTTCCTCTACAATTCCTACATCCGAGCTTAGAGGGTATTTGGAGGACCTCGGAGATGTTATGTTTTCAGATGGGAAAAGCCCTTCATTAATACAGAGAAAGTCAAGAGATGGCAAACAAAAA GTGCCCGACATCTTTAACCATATTTTGCAATCAAGCACCATGCAGTTGGCCAGCATTGCAGAAACATCGAGCGTTCGGCACATTGAG GGAAGAAGCAGATGA